The nucleotide window aaaattgctgctatactttgaagccctctggtgtcttctaaaagtaaaaacatgtcaactttatgatgcaaacataaagaagacatattgtatttgtgaatcaaaatataatttatttggaatgtctattttccttacaagcagagagcttcaaagttagaaaaatgcaaaattttcaattttttcataaaattttggaaattttcaccaagaaacgatgcaagtatcgacaaaattttaccactaacataaagtagaatatgtcacgaaaaaacaatctcggaattagtatgaaaggtaaaagcatcccagagttattaatgcttaaagtgacagtggtcagatgtgcaaaaaacgctctggtcctacagtggaaattggcctggtccttaaggggttaacaaatggTTTTAACCCTAATGGGGTTAATATTATTGCTTACATTTTCCTTGTCTTGTGAAAATATATGATGAAAATATAGTTTGGTTTCCCAGTATATTCAAAATTTATAATTTCCTTGAAAACTCTTTCACAGGTTTTGGCTTCATAGATAGAAGATGTCATTTTTGGTGAGCATCTTGCTCTGGTGAGTCTGATGACATCATATATTTTTGGAGCATCTATCATAAAACTTTATGTTCTCCATGACAGCCGAGTTCCTGATGCAAATTCCACATGTTTAACTTGCATTTGATTCAACAAAGTACGTCGTGAAAAATCCTCTTTTTTTTGTGCCTGCAACATGTGCCCCTGTTAAACTACACAGTCCCTTATCTTTGAGTAACTTGGGCCTGCTTAGTTGCTGAGTCCTATATCAATAACTATGTGTCTTACGGTAATTCCGGAAGTCTCTGTCCGCCGGCATTCTACCTATTCACAGCCACTGGGTTACCTTCACTCCATATGCTGGTACTCGTGGCCATCCTAGCTATTGTTGCCATCTTCCATCTGATGTTCCTGGCTCTACCATGCCTCCACCCTGGCTCTGCCCCTCaaagcaagcctatgggagggggcgtgatagctgtcacgccccctcccataggcttgcattgaggggcggagcgtgacgtcacacgggggcggaggcgtgacgtcacacaccgcttgccccgtggtcgccggtaatcatgctccagggactgattttaactggggtgctgcactacacttttttttgttcccATAGAGGCCTATAACATGCCAACACTGGATCGCTAACAAAGTTCAATGCTGTGAACGGCTTTAGGTCCCACAGTCAACTTTGATTTCACGATCTAAAGGGTTCATAGGCATAATAGGGATATTATCTGGCCCAAGGCAGAAGATTCCCCCCATGGTATGGAGTGGGATGTCATCACAATCCCGCTCCGATACTGGTTACTCCTTCCCAGGACATCCCCATACGACCTATAGTGGGAATGGGTAAAACTACATTATATAGATTTTCCCATCCTAAGAGCTACTTCtagtttattttcctatgaaataATGAATCTCATTCATCTCGTGTCCTTTATAATAGATACATTGAATGCTCAGGATGACACATCACATATCACATTTTTATCATGACTTTTATGTTGAGGTTTTTATGTCTTTTTTAGCTTTGGCTTCCAATGTTGCTGTTTTTGAAACGTCAGTTCATTGGGACGATGTAATCGGAGCGCAGGCCCATGTAACATGTTGTACTGCACTATAATATCATTAGAGTGTACTGTTCCTTTAAATTTCCAACTGCCAACCAATAGCCAGAGCCATCAACCAATAGGATCGCAGGGTTTTACAGATAAACAACAACAGAAAATGACAGTTGGTGCCAGTCTGCGATTGCTCTTCTAGAGTTGAGACCGGCTCCTTATTTCTCTGAGAAGTGACTTTTTGGACAGTGACCCCAATCAATTTCTACAGATtttgaggagaggaggaggaggagacgacgaGAGGCGAGTAGGAGGCGGAGGGgaggcgaggaggaggagaggaggaggaggcggcggagaggcgaggaggaggagaggcgagtaggaggagaggaggaggaggcggcggaggagaggaggagaggcgaggaggaggaggagaggcggAGGCGGCGaggaagagaagaaaagaagaggcGACACcatgaggaagaggaagagagaacTGACAGCCCTTTATGAGGAGGAGTGGTAAGTATAAGAGGACACATCACTTCACCATTTTATAGGGGTACATTTACAGACAGTCTACAAATACTAAGAGTAGTTATTCTGCCATTCActaggggagagatttatcaataaTGTAGagaaaatgttgaccagttgctatagcaaccaatcagcttctcccccccccctttttcagaggcctttttaaatctgattggttgctacgggcaactgcaacACTATTCTCAGCcaaacattttgataaatctcccccagtactgtctatgatgtttttttttcttttctaacgTTTGCACTGAGCATTTCCCATAACCTGTCATGTGCAGTGCaaccacactactgagcctccatGTATAACTGCTACTAGTGTATATGCTAattgcccctaatgttatatgtgataactgccccccctaatgttatatgtgataactgccccctaatgttatatgtgataactgcccccctaatgttatatgtgataactgcccctaatgttatatgtgataactgccccccctaatgttatatgtgataactgcccccctaatgttatatgtgataactgccccctaatgttatatgtgataactgccccccctaatgttatatgtgataactgcccccctaatgttatatgtgataactgccctctgatgttatgtgataactgcccccctaatgttatatgtgataactgccccctaatgttatatgtgataactgccccctaatgttatatatgataactgccccctaatgttatatgtgataactgcccccctaatgttatatgtgattactgtcccctaatgttgtatgtgataactgcccccctaatgttatatgtgataactgtccCCTGAtgttatgtgataactgcccccctaatgttatatgtgataactgccccctaatgttatatgtgataactgcccccccctaatgttgtatgtgataactgcaccccctaatgttatatgtgataactgtcccctaatgttatatgtgatacctGCCCCCTGATGTTATgggataactgcccccctaatgttatatgtaataactgccccctaatgttatatgtgataactgtcccctaatgttatatgtgatacctGCCCCCTGATGTTATgggataactgcccccctaatgttatatgtgataactgcccctaatgttgtatgtgataactgcccccctaatgttatatgtgataactgcccccctaatgttatatgtgataactgcaccccctaatgttatatgtgataactgcccccctaatgttatatgtgataactgtcccctaatgttatatgtgataactgccccctgatgttatgtgataactgcccccttaatgttatatgtgataactgccccctaatgttatatgtgataactgccccccctaatgttatatgtgataactgcaccccctaatgttatatgtgataactgcccccctaatgttatatgtcataactgcccccctaatgttatatatgataactgccccctaatgttatatatgataactgcccccctaatgttatatatgataactgccccctaatgttatatgtgataactgcccccctaatgttatatgtgataactgcccctaatgttattATAGTGGGGCAGCTATATGAATTATACCACCAGAGGAATTTAGATTAAGTTTTCTGGGACTTTCACATTTATGCTCCATCCTCAGGACTGGCTATTAAGGTGTCGTTGGACCAACACCAGGCACCGCACCCTGCACTACAGCTGTTAGTCAGAgccatcgggggagatttatcagaacctgcacagaggaaaagctgctgagttgcccatagcaaccaatcagatcgcttctttcattttgcagaggccttttcaaaaatgaaagaatcaatctgattggttgttatggggaactcagcagcttttcctctggacaggttttgatcaatctcccccatggcagaggaaaagtggggcagttgcccatagcaaccagagtgcttctttttaaaaatgaaagacaaaatctgattggttgctatgggcaactgcaccactacacaggttctgataaatctcctccaatgacgGGACATAGAGCAGAGATTTCGGGTCATTCTGAAATGCTGGTACCAGGACACTGCAGCACAGCCCCCATTCAATTTAATGGAACTAAGATTTGACAGCAGTGGATCGACCATAAATGTAAATGTCCCAGAAAACGCTGGAAAATCTCTTTAAtatatatgataactgccccTTCAATGGTAaatgatcgctttttatatatttttttctggtacaggaagtgaccaaaaatcatcaattctGGTATTTTATAACATTTATGCACGGTTTCGTTACTATTGtactttaatagttcggacaattctgcatgcagcaatacgtataggggtactccgtccgccactaggcatcttatcccctattactgGGACTCCCGTGACCTCCGCACAGCACACCGCgttctaaacgaacaccaggtTCTGGcaacagtggtcgtgatgtcacgccatgccccctccaagcatgtctatgggagggggtgtgacggccgttacgcccccttcccatagacatgcatggagggggcatggcgtgctttttttttttttatttaaatcttttTACAGCGTTTAACGTGTAGGATGAATAATTCAATTATTTTAGTGTTTTGGTCATTATGGATATGGCGTTACTCAATatgtttatttgaatttatttgttatgttttatgcagaaaaagatgatgtgattttatttaatttgaaatttaaaaaaaaaattttacgagCCCTACAAAGGGACTGACAGCGATCAGCTTGGGACTCCTCACATGCAGCTGTCATGATTTGACTGAAGTATATGAAGGGTTAATCTACTAGAAGAGGTTCCTCCGCTTCTAGTCGCTCCAGCAGGAGCCCGACTATCGGCGTGGCTTGATATAACGAGAATATAATGTTGTACCATATGGTCTCATAGACTTCCATGGTGTCATATTATGGCTCCTTATAACCGGGACGGCCCATTATTTGGTCGGGGGCATGAGGCCCAATACTATAGATGTTATCTCTTCTATCACAGTTCAGCATCTGCCACCCAGGAGGAGCCGGAGAAGACGGACGACCAGCCGAAGGAGGAGGAGACGGACGACCAGCCGAAGGAGGAGAAGACGGACGACCAGCCGAAGGAGGAGAAGACGGACGACCAGCCGAAGGAGGAGAAGACGGACGACCAGCCGAAGGAGGAGAAGACGGACGACCAGCCGAAGGAGGAGAAGACGGACGACCAGCCGAAGGAGGAGAAGACGGACGACCAGCCGAAGGAGGAGAAGACGGACTGCGAGCCCAAGAAGAAGAGGGAGCAGACGGACGACAACCGGAGGGAAACCACCGATGACGCCATCCTACAGCCGGAGGAACGCACCGCTTTTTACAGACTCCTGGGtaacaatacatttttctttCAATGACAAAAAGTATAATATTTTAtcacatgataaaataaagtgttcTTATCCCCTTACAGGTGCCCCCTAGGAGGTAGATAGTTGCCCCCAGTGTAGATAGATTCTGCCAAGGGATAGATAGCTGTTCCCAGTGTAGATTGGTGCCCTCCAGGAGGTAGATAGTAGTTTCCAGTGTAGATAGGTTTCCGCCAGAGGTAGACACTCAGTTGCCCCACAGTGTAGTCAGGTGCCCTCCAGGAGGTAGGCAGTTGCCCCACAGTGTAGACAGGTGCCCTCCAGGAGGTAGACAGTTGCCCCACAGTGTAGACAGGTGCCCTCCAGGAGGTAGGTAGTTGCCTCCAGTGTACATAGATTCCCCCTCAGAGGTAGATAGCTGTTCCCAATGTAGACAGGTGCCCTCCAGGAGGTAGGTAGTTGCCTCCAGTGTAGATAGATTCCCCCCCAGAGGTGGATAGCTGTTCCCAGTGTAGACAGGTGCCCTCCAGGAGGTAGATAGTTGCCTCCAGTGTAGATAGATTCCTCCTAGAGGTAGATAGCTGTTCCCAGTGTAGACAGGTGCCCTCCAGGAGGTAGGTAGTTACCCCAAATGTCCCTGTCATCCCCAAAAATTAAATACATAtgtaattaaataaatattaaaaaatacatatttacctTCTCTTTGCTGCCATACCAACATGGACGTCCCCTGGTGCACACACAATAAGAGACGTTAACCCTGTGTGTGTCTGAGCCGGAGACAGTGGGCAGATGTCCTGCACCTCTCCCAACCTGCAACCAGGGAAAGTGCCCTAGACCCATAATTCTAGAGATCTCCAGCAGTTCTGCCCCCCTGCCAGGCTAGGAAGATGGTGGTTCCCTAGGCAGGTGCCTACTCAGCCAACCCCCTGTCTTGGCCCTATGAAACCGACACATAAATCATAAATAAAGATCGGTATTATCATAGTCCTAATACTGAGGTCCATGTTCTTCAGGAAAGATACTGTTCCCTCTACAGAACCttctctctcctgctctggagcttctgtacaatgtatagtatagaatatagtgtataatgtgtcagtgactgtatacacacatgtatctatatgtagaattgttatagatagtatagaatctagtgtataatgtgtcagtgactgtatacacacatgtatctatatgtagaattgttatagatagtatagaatatagtgtataatgtgtcagtgactgtatacacacatgtatctatatgtagaattgttatagatagtatagaatatagtgtataatgtgtcagtgactttatacacacatgtatctatatgtagaattgttataGATAGTATAGAAGATATTGATTGAATAGATAAAAATAATGATATTTCTGTTATTTTTGTAGACGATGGACACATCCAGCTATTTCTAGGCAGGGACAGCTGCTATAAGATCGCGGACAAGGTAGTATATAAAGGGAAAGAATAGATGTTGTACAGATAGTAGTAAATACAGGGATatactggagacacacaggtacTGTATAATAGAATGTATTTAGAGAAGAAATGTATTACCAGCCTCTAACTCTTCTCATCCCTCTAGTATCTCCTGGCCATGGTCTTCATCTACTTCCGAAGAGCCAATCTGCGTACGGAGGAATATAACACCTACTTCTTTCCAGCGCTGTGAGTTTATAGTAATGTTATtgcatttatatacacacacatctatataaatacataaatacatatatatacacacatctatataaatacataaatacatagctatgtgatagcctgggggagttgggtgtagggagtgtagctgtgtggttgctaaagggtgtctgattaaccctttctattcgtgacgccagggtgggggctcctcagtaatgcttgtcctaccgccacccttcccaagagcgatagggaggtagagaataattgaatgtccacaaccggagagtttactGGAAactgttggaacttttactgaagattttatgcaagcttcataacaggaacagtctctatacatgaaaAGTTTCtcggagattgacagtggttgggaccctaagcgttttagagtccttagactgatacgcgttgttccactggatttaggggatttagttgcggtccagtagtcacgctagctttagcggggattagtttagaactcacggttaagtttaggctgaggccggtaggttttctggtctagcgtgtctttgaaagttgcgcagatccgtcctgctagtccggcatccacgagagcagcaactcaagagagcgataattggctacagctcccttatatgggcaggggctggactagagctaattggtccaatcaccttcacatagaattatgggGACTCATAacccagggacctccaaaggtcctccaacataccatagaggaattaacatggtcacataaccgaaggtcctgcgacgcaaacaaggtaagcatactatacattatattaaatatacacattattattaaatatgtacatataaacatcacagaattagaATAGAGCAGAGgcggctgtcccacctggggaaccctacctgagcgtagttactctgactttggggaccaccatacaaggttcggtatgcaatacggtaccaggacaccacatatatatacacatctatataaatacataaatacatatatatatatgcacatctatataaatacatatatatatatatatatatatatacacatatatatatatatatatatatatatacacacatatataagtgttacaccgagcgctccgggtccctgctcctccccggagcgcttgcggcgttcaccttcttgcagcgccccggtcagacccgctgaccgggagcactgcattaatgttaccggtggggatgcgacccgcgtagcgggatgcgcccgctcgcggctcgcatcccggtctcctcaaccgtcctgttccccgacgactcagtcccggcgcgtgcggccccgctccctagggcgcgcgcgcgccggctctctgcgatttaaaatgccagtgcgccactgattggcgcctggcccaattagtgctcacacctgtgccctctctatttaacctcacttccccttcccagcattgccggatcttgttgccattgtgccagtgaaagcgtttccttgtatgtcccaagccagtgttccagaccctctgccgttgcccctgactacgatccttgctgcttgccctgaccttctgcgacgtccgaccttgctcttgcctaatcccttgtaccgcgcctgtctcagccgtcagttggggttgagtcgctatcgggtggaacgacctgggggttacctgccgctgcaagtccatcccgctttgcggcgggctctggtgaaaaccagtaaccaattagactccgttcccctggtacggcccacgtcatcaccccactgacacagaggatccaccaccagtatcctcacagtatccggatcctgacagtagatccggccatggatcccgctgaggtgccgctgccaagtctagctgacctatccacggtggtcgcccagcaatcccaacagatcgcccaacaaggacagcagctgtcgcagttgaccgccatgctacagcaacttctgccacagctacagcaaccatctcctccccagctcctgcacctcctccacagcgagtggccgctcctagcctccgcttgtccctgccggacaaatttgatggggactctaaactctgccgtggtttcctgtctcaatgttccctacacttggagatgttgtcggaccaatttcccacagaacagtctaaggtggctttcgtagttagtcttctgtctggaaaggccttgtcatgggccacaccgctctgggaccgcaatgatcctgccacagccactgtccaggccTTTTTCGCTGaaatccgtagtgtcttcgaggagccagcccgggcctcctctgccgagtctgctttgctgaacctagtccaaggaagttcttccgtaggcgaatacgccatccagttttgtaccctcgcctcagagctagcctggaacaatgaggccctctgcgcgaccttcaagaaaggcttatccagcaacatcaaagatgtactggccgcacaagaTATTCCTGCTaaactgtctgaacttatccatttggccacccgcatcaacatgcttttttctgaaagacaccaggagctccgccaggaaaaggaccttgatctctgggcacctctctcccagaatcctttgcaatctagccctgtgcctcccgccgaggaggatatgcaagtggatcggtctcgcctgacccatgaagagaggtctcgtcgcagagataaaaatttatgcctgtactgcgctagtaccgaacatttcctagtggactgccctattcgtcccccgcgtctgggaaacgcacgcacgcaccctgttcacgtgggagtggcgtcccttggtgtgaattctgcttctccacgtcttactgtgcctgtgcggatttctccttctgccatctcctccttctcagctgtggccttcttggactctggttctgcaggaaattttattttggcctcttttgttaataggttcagcatcccagtaacccatctcgtcaagccgctctacatttcttctgttaacggagaaaaattggactgcactgtgcgttaccgcacagaacccctgcttatgagcattggactgcatcacgaaaaaatagaattttttgttctgcccaactgcacctctgaagtcctcctcggtctgccatggctccaacgtcattctcccacccttgactggaccactggggagatcaaaaattggggtccttcttgtcacaaatgaTGCCTCAcacctgctcccacttgtctaacttctgaggttccacccttaccggtccctcccaaggcttaccaggatttttctgatattttcagcaaaaagcaagcagagatcttgcctcctcatagcccccttcctggtaacactctgccccgtggcaagcttcaccctctgccccccctcctcatttctacttcttctggagttcctgccctaGATGAAGTAACtcaggacttctccgttatctggaaggagactcaagagtcgctcctactggcctcgtctcgtatgaagagacatgccgataaaaagagaagaactcctcctgtcgtcgctcctggggacaaagtgtggctctctgccaagtatatccgcttccgtgttcccagttataagctgggaccacgttatcttggaccttttaaaatcaagagtcaaatcaatcctgtctcctacaaacttcttcttcccccttctctccgtattcctaactcttttcatgtttctcttctcaaacctcttgttcttctgcttctctcccaaggttgtcgctccagctcctgtctctggctcctccgattTCTTTGCTGCTAAGGAAATCCTTGCGTCCAAAATGGTCAGAGGCAAGAATTTTTATTTTCGTAgaatgggagaattgtggccccgaagagaggtcttgggaacccgaggataatatcctcgacaaggagctcattcgcaagtttttgggttccaaaaagaggggagacccaaggggggggggtactgttacgccgagcgctccgggtccctgctcttccccggagcgctcgcggtgttcaccttcttgcagcgccccgggcagacccgctgaccgggagcgctgcattaatgttaccggcggggatgcgacccgcgtgcattccggtctcctcacccgtcctgttccccgacggctcagtcccggcacgcgcggccccgctccctagggcgcgcacacgcggctctctgcgatttaaagggccagtgcgccactgattggcgcctggcccaattagtgctcacacctgtgccctctctatttaacctcacttcccattcccagcattgccggatcttgttgccttgtgccagtgaaagcgtttccttgtatgtcccaagccagtgttccagaccctctgccgttgcccctgactacgatccttgctgcctgccctgaccttctgctacgtccgaccttgctcttgcctaatcccttgtaccgcgcctgtctcagccgtcagttggggttgagtcgctatcgggtgaaacgacctgggggttacctgccgctgcaagtccatcccgctttgcggcgggctctggtgaaaaccagtaaccccttagactccgttccactggtacggcccacgtcatcaccccactgacacagaggatccaccaccagtatcctcacagtatccggatcctgacaataagtacatctatatacacatctatataaatACATCTATATACCAGGCACTCTATATTGTACCATTACTACCAATGATATCAGCCCTTGGTTCTTCTTCCTCTTG belongs to Hyla sarda isolate aHylSar1 chromosome 13, aHylSar1.hap1, whole genome shotgun sequence and includes:
- the LOC130297310 gene encoding speedy protein 1-B-like isoform X1 translates to MRKRKRELTALYEEECSASATQEEPEKTDDQPKEEETDDQPKEEKTDDQPKEEKTDDQPKEEKTDDQPKEEKTDDQPKEEKTDDQPKEEKTDDQPKEEKTDCEPKKKREQTDDNRRETTDDAILQPEERTAFYRLLDDGHIQLFLGRDSCYKIADKYLLAMVFIYFRRANLRTEEYNTYFFPALFLANQFEEDEMFRREIYPWALGPMWTAMKTWMLHLRNLLLLRMRFNAWVTRDTCDRIMAQDPEHWAWKRERQEHHGWAIRWYRRDPGENIPRGPWWIPPACSVCNTDLQPCAGEENTKRRRTKEEDQNG
- the LOC130297310 gene encoding uncharacterized protein LOC130297310 isoform X3, coding for MRRSVQHLPPRRSRRRRTTSRRRRRRTTSRRRRRRTTSRRRRRRTTSRRRRRRTTSRRRRRRTTSRRRRRRTTSRRRRRRTTSRRRRRRTASPRRRGSRRTTTGGKPPMTPSYSRRNAPLFTDSWYLLAMVFIYFRRANLRTEEYNTYFFPALFLANQFEEDEMFRREIYPWALGPMWTAMKTWMLHLRNLLLLRMRFNAWVTRDTCDRIMAQDPEHWAWKRERQEHHGWAIRWYRRDPGENIPRGPWWIPPACSVCNTDLQPCAGEENTKRRRTKEEDQNG
- the LOC130297310 gene encoding uncharacterized protein LOC130297310 isoform X2, which translates into the protein MSQKTLENLFNIYDNCPFNVQHLPPRRSRRRRTTSRRRRRRTTSRRRRRRTTSRRRRRRTTSRRRRRRTTSRRRRRRTTSRRRRRRTTSRRRRRRTTSRRRRRRTASPRRRGSRRTTTGGKPPMTPSYSRRNAPLFTDSWYLLAMVFIYFRRANLRTEEYNTYFFPALFLANQFEEDEMFRREIYPWALGPMWTAMKTWMLHLRNLLLLRMRFNAWVTRDTCDRIMAQDPEHWAWKRERQEHHGWAIRWYRRDPGENIPRGPWWIPPACSVCNTDLQPCAGEENTKRRRTKEEDQNG